A region from the uncultured Sunxiuqinia sp. genome encodes:
- a CDS encoding response regulator — protein sequence MSENLIHILVAEDEEFNFLYLVESLSEFNIKLYRAKDGLTAVKMCQENPNFDQVLMDIRMPVMDGYTATNEIKKFRPKLPIIAQTAYAMESDKRRAFEEGCDDYISKPIRRQELIDIISKHAPDRCPLKTAKPKN from the coding sequence ATGTCTGAAAATCTAATTCACATATTGGTTGCCGAAGATGAAGAGTTTAATTTCTTGTATCTCGTCGAATCTCTCAGTGAATTCAACATAAAACTGTATCGAGCTAAAGATGGCTTGACTGCAGTGAAAATGTGTCAGGAAAATCCGAATTTTGATCAAGTACTCATGGATATCCGAATGCCAGTAATGGACGGCTACACAGCAACGAATGAAATTAAAAAGTTTCGCCCCAAGCTGCCAATCATAGCGCAAACAGCTTATGCCATGGAATCGGACAAAAGAAGAGCTTTTGAAGAAGGTTGTGACGACTATATTTCAAAACCAATCCGAAGACAAGAGTTAATTGATATTATTTCGAAACATGCGCCTGATCGGTGTCCGCTAAAAACCGCGAAACCTAAAAATTAG
- a CDS encoding glycoside hydrolase family 127 protein: protein MNMRSLLLLLLICFYPLALLAQSIQLQSFHLSDVELLDSPFKQAMYTDMQYMLEMDVDRLLAPYLREAGLAPQAESYTNWENTGLGGHIGGHYLSALAMMYAATGDERMKERMDYMVSELKHAQDQHEDGYLGGVPGGRAMWEEIADGNIDAGSFSLNKKWVPLYNIHKIYTGLRDAYWYGENEVAKEMLIELTDWAIQLVSSLNEEEIQDMLRSEHGGLNEVFADVAVITGDEKYLKLARQFSHESVLKPLLEHEDHLTGMHANTQIPKVIGYKRIADVEGNESWSEAARFFWETVVKNRSVSIGGNSVREHFNPGDDFSTMITSEQGPETCNTYNMLKLTKLLFLSDPKGEYMDYYERALYNHILSTQNPDHGGFVYFTPMRPGHYRVYSQPETSFWCCVGSGLENHTKYGEMIYAYDDDDLYVNLFIPSKLNWEDKQVEVIQQTNFPDEATTQLTVNPKSKQEFTLNIRYPSWVREGELSITINGEEFDFVAQPETYVTINRTWKKGDVVEVKMPMHTHVEQLPDGEAYYTILHGPIVLAAKTDTADMEGLYADDSRGGHIAHGEKYPLQDMPVIISQPDAVVGEIHPVAGEALTFTIDNLEPKKYADLNLIPFFRLHESRYVIYWQVETAEEYEKMQQELAAEEAAQQQLALQTIDLVFPGEQQPESDHFIESEKSQVGVNQGRHWRDARGWFSYQLKDEKKEAKKLLVMYFGLDNNRHFTILVNGELIAEVNLDGSKGFEFFREDYAIPEEIVEQSGGRMRVKFEAKDGSIVGGVYEVRLIK, encoded by the coding sequence GCCCCCCAAGCCGAAAGCTATACGAATTGGGAAAACACTGGACTCGGCGGACACATTGGAGGTCACTACCTGTCGGCTTTAGCAATGATGTATGCAGCCACGGGTGATGAGCGAATGAAAGAACGAATGGATTACATGGTCAGTGAGCTGAAGCACGCACAGGATCAGCATGAAGACGGTTATCTGGGGGGAGTTCCCGGAGGGCGAGCCATGTGGGAAGAAATTGCTGATGGTAATATAGATGCCGGTTCATTCAGCTTAAATAAGAAGTGGGTTCCGCTTTATAATATTCATAAAATATACACGGGCTTGCGCGATGCCTATTGGTATGGCGAGAATGAAGTTGCGAAGGAAATGTTGATCGAGCTAACCGACTGGGCAATTCAACTGGTTTCAAGTTTAAATGAAGAGGAAATTCAAGATATGCTCCGTAGTGAACATGGTGGATTGAATGAAGTTTTTGCAGACGTAGCCGTGATTACAGGTGATGAGAAGTACCTGAAACTGGCTCGTCAGTTTTCTCACGAATCTGTTTTGAAACCCTTATTGGAGCATGAAGATCATTTAACGGGAATGCATGCCAATACCCAGATCCCTAAAGTAATCGGCTACAAACGAATTGCTGATGTGGAAGGAAATGAATCATGGTCTGAAGCTGCACGTTTCTTCTGGGAAACAGTAGTTAAAAACCGTTCGGTGTCGATTGGCGGCAACAGTGTGCGGGAGCATTTCAACCCGGGCGATGATTTTTCGACCATGATTACCAGTGAACAGGGACCCGAAACCTGCAACACGTACAACATGCTAAAGCTAACCAAGCTGTTGTTCCTGTCTGATCCCAAAGGCGAATATATGGATTATTACGAACGTGCTTTGTACAACCATATTTTATCGACTCAAAATCCGGATCATGGAGGTTTTGTCTATTTCACTCCGATGCGGCCCGGACATTATCGGGTGTATTCGCAACCGGAAACCAGTTTTTGGTGCTGTGTCGGCTCCGGTTTGGAAAACCACACCAAATACGGCGAAATGATCTACGCATACGATGACGATGACTTGTATGTCAACCTTTTTATTCCCTCTAAATTGAATTGGGAAGACAAGCAAGTGGAGGTAATTCAGCAAACTAACTTTCCGGATGAAGCAACGACTCAGTTAACGGTAAATCCTAAAAGTAAGCAAGAATTTACTTTGAATATCCGTTATCCATCCTGGGTGAGGGAAGGGGAACTGAGCATTACGATCAATGGTGAGGAATTTGATTTCGTGGCTCAACCAGAAACGTATGTAACGATTAATCGGACTTGGAAAAAAGGCGATGTGGTCGAAGTAAAAATGCCCATGCACACCCACGTTGAACAATTACCTGATGGCGAAGCGTACTACACAATTTTGCATGGCCCCATTGTGTTGGCCGCCAAAACAGATACTGCCGATATGGAGGGTCTATATGCCGATGATAGCCGGGGAGGACATATCGCTCACGGCGAGAAATATCCGTTGCAAGACATGCCGGTGATTATTAGCCAGCCGGATGCAGTCGTTGGTGAAATCCATCCTGTTGCTGGAGAGGCTTTAACTTTTACTATTGATAATCTGGAACCGAAAAAATATGCCGATCTGAATTTAATTCCTTTTTTCCGCCTTCATGAATCACGTTACGTGATTTACTGGCAAGTTGAAACTGCGGAGGAATATGAGAAAATGCAACAAGAGCTGGCTGCCGAAGAAGCGGCTCAGCAACAATTAGCGTTACAAACAATCGATTTGGTTTTCCCGGGAGAGCAGCAACCGGAGTCCGATCACTTTATTGAAAGCGAAAAATCCCAAGTTGGTGTAAATCAGGGACGTCATTGGCGCGATGCGCGGGGATGGTTTAGCTATCAGTTAAAAGACGAAAAGAAGGAGGCAAAGAAGCTTCTTGTCATGTATTTTGGTCTGGACAACAACCGTCATTTTACTATTTTAGTGAATGGTGAGCTGATTGCTGAAGTTAATCTTGATGGAAGCAAAGGCTTTGAGTTTTTTAGAGAAGACTATGCCATTCCGGAAGAAATTGTTGAACAATCCGGTGGACGGATGAGGGTAAAGTTTGAAGCTAAAGACGGCTCTATCGTTGGTGGTGTGTATGAAGTGCGCTTGATAAAGTGA